The nucleotide window atatattatttctcaaaaatagattatttagaGCAATTGTAGTTGCAGAGAATTAGTGAAATTGAGTGATTTAGATTTAGAggtgaattaaaataatttatgaataataaaataaaataaaaataaaattatttattatattttatataaaaatttaaaaaaattattttaaaattttaaaattttaaattttaaattatattttatatgataatttaataaaattataataataaaatgatatgaccTGAAGTGACCTTAACATCTAGCTAGAGTTTGGTCACTAAGTACAAAATACATCAATTATCAAACTagcataaagtaaaaaataatcaactatCAAACTAGCTAAATTAACGTTAATTTTGCTATTGATCATTTGGGCCGGTTAAATATGATCAgtgctatttattttttattattattttattacaaatgtTTTAGGATATCGgttatgttttattattaatctaattttaaattaaatttaatatttaaatatttaatttttaaatttttaaattattaaatttatcacaacttaaaatttctttatacgtAAAATTCACAATCTTTATCAACTCAACACTCCTCTATACGtagaatttataatattttttaactttttataaatatatctaaacttatcttaatatttaaattcatcttaagtgAATTTTGTAAAACTCATTCCACcattttactttattattatttataaaaaaaatttaactcatctcaattcaactcaacgtCTAAACAGAAACTAATCTTTTTAGCGACTGAAACCATTTAATTGGACAGCAAACGTGAATTATTTGAACTCCACGATTCCATCCCAAATCAAaatctaaacttttttttttcacttgacTCACAAAAATCTATAATGCCCATTTcataaaactcttttttttttttttttgcacttgTAAGTTgttgtattttaatttgtgtgaatttttaaaaatgaataaatatctcaatttttgtgagaataaaaaaatataaaaaaacataaaaataattttttaatgaaatagagATCAATTGAGAGAGTTTGTTATTTGTTGTTTATGAAAAGGGCTAGCTATAATGAAAAAACTGAATTCTCTagctaaattttgataaaaatttagCCACTTCACTATAAATATGCtcttattagattaaaattataacaaGAAGAGGTGGGATTTTCAAAACACCCTCCCCCcaaataaatattctatgtcaataaataaattaagacttcatttggatgttgagacgATCTCAAccaattttagattttcatctcatctcatgatctattctcaacatctaaacaccattcaaatataaacatttttcaaatttaaatttttagttttttaacttttttatttaatcattacaattttttaaaacttttaaataaacacaaaaatcaattcaactttttcaaatcttaaaacaaaaattatattaaaaaattatattttaactttataatttttttattcaacttttttctctcatttctcaaattctcataaaacatcttaatttaaactattttactactatttacatattattttattattatttatagatttctcatatcatctcaatcTTAGGACATATTTATGAGATGAtataataagttttaaaatagtGATGAAATactttgagttaagattttttttagttttgagaattgagagataaaaaaattgaataaaaatattataaagttaaatttattttaaaatttgaaaattttttctattattttttatattttgtttgaaagtttaaaaaaattataataattagataaaaatgttgaaaatttcaaattgaaaagtattttatatctgtgatgtttgagaaagacgattatgaaaaattttgagatcgGATTCTCTCAATTCCACTTTCGGGTAAATTAAACACAAGTAGTCCCTTACAAATTAATTTGTAGTACCCTGAAATGAGATctaaaaagagaggaaaaacaaTAAAGCAAGTACAGTCAAAGAAAACGAACACGAACAGGGCAGGAGACATGATCAAATCAAATTACTCTTTCTCTAGTCATGCTGATCATGATGTtcttgcccaaaaaaaaaacatgatataTGTGGCATGCAGCCGCGCGAGTGAGAAGGGATGCACGAGTGAGAAGGGGTGAAGAAAATAGAGTGACGATGATGACTATGCTTTGTCTTCAACGTTAAGCAAACTTAGATGGTCATCATCATCCGGCCACAAGGTCCCACATGTTTCACTCTTTTCCAATACATGTATAGATCCCTGTAATATGCTGTGTCGGCGTCGGCGGTGGAGTTGCTCATGTTGGTGTTTTAAGATTCGTGATCATGAAATTAATGATGTTAATTACATATAAAATGTTTTCAACTTGCAAGTGGGATACACTTCTCCAAGTAGCACTAATATTGTTAAGAatgataaaaagaataaaattataatcaatcaaacacgacaagatttacgtggtttcATAATATGCTTACGtctataaaattgtaaaaaaaatttatttaaataaaaataaaaaataaaatgcggCAGCggcataaaaatttaatataagagaaaatatacttacaactgtGAATTGCGTaatcgccgcgtaatcgctttgaaaaaaatgaataaaacatgagacccacatgaaaaaaattaattttttaatagtggatctcactctttttcaaaacgattacgcggcggttacgcacttcacggttgtatgtagaattactcttaatataatataaaataaatctttaagtAGTAGTTATCAAgataaataatagttacagtAGTGAATGTGTAAATACtgtacaatcaatttgaaaaaaataaataaatacatccacataaaaaaaataataaatttttaatagtaaactttaAAATAACTGAACGACACTTACAGACtttacgactatatataatattcatcaaACTAccacaaaatgtcaaaaacaaCCAAACTGTACAAAACGTAAAAAATACTTGATAGTAATTGATATAATAGAGTTATTAAATTGAGAGTGTTGACTCTCCTACTGTAAActatattatgttttatttgtattatattgcatgtaaatatatattgtatcacTTGTCAGAGTGTAGACTAATCAATACTGATAAACATCTTTAGTTTGattttgtattaataaaaatgatatttgcagtgcATCGcgcaatttaaaaaattaaatttttaataataaatttaactcttttttAAGATGAGTCATGCTACGGTTTCGAATTTAGAATCTAAAAATTATCccaaaaagagtaaaaaattttcttttttttttcatatatttttttaatcattataaatattttaaaaaaaataaaaaaactcacaacatcattaaaaaatattttttaatcattctgtaaaaaatgaaaaaagtccCATTCGGGATATTTTTTAGGTCCCGAATTCAGGACccaaagtatttctcttttaagatGTGTGTAttgtatttacatattttataattatatctaaaattattatttatcgtcaaaataaattgtttatatttCTCTCTAAatgattggattttttttatataaaaatcttaCATCACACACATTTATCTAATTAATacgtaatttgtcatttttatcattttgtactaatgtttaaatatgtaatttatttaaatagaatggtaaaaataataaattatatattgattaagtAAATGTATGTAGTTTAAGACTTTTAGCATTTTTCCAAATTATCGAAGAGACGCCACTCGAGCTAGCAGATAGGTCAAACACACACACGTGCCTGTGTGTGGACCTCTTGTTCATGTGCCATCCCTGCTTTCAGCACTCTCCCACCGGCATAAACTTGACAAAAAGACAATGCCCACAGTAACTTTCATCATAtgcaacacacacacacacaaaacaaaatggaaagaagatcGACCCCTATTTATTTAACAGAGAAAGAAACCTCAAGAACACACTCATGAATTTATCAAAAGGATTGACTTCATGATGAGTATAGACACGTACCCATCCAAGGAGATGGAAAAAATGCCCAACTTGAATTTAAGGACACAACTTAACCGACCTCATGATTCTAATGACACTATCTAATTCAATCGCcgtttgtttttcatatttgttttttatcttaaattttatcacgAGAACTGCTATAtatacaaaaagattatataaaaaaaaattcacaaattgatatgattttatagaatacgttagatctattttataataaaaataatttaacaatctgacgtatcacatcaagacacatcagtttataaatttattgttgtgtaattcttttgtatctaaaatatatattttccttttgggtttatagaaaacaaaaacaccACCAAAATAAAACGTAAGAGTGCATATATAATTGGGTAGCTCAACAACCTCTAACCCTCGTTCAAGGGGCACACAGAACTGTGTAATGGGtcaataattgtataaaaaaaaagatataaaaaactCCAATCATCAATACAAGAGCTATCTATTCCCCTGTGCATGTGGTCCTGTACCTTTGCTTCCTCCCACATGGGTTTTAAGTACATTTCACTCCTCCTGTCCCATACATCACATGAAAAACAGCAACTATAGTATATACTATAAAGATCTCGACATCATCACATACACAAAAACAATAAGATAAAACACTGTAACTCTCTTACTAAATAATGCAGACAAACACTGCATGCAGCTTCCTACTTATATTAACATTTTACAATGGCTTATGAAATTCTTGACATAGTTGTCCACTTGTCGTCACataccatttaaaaaataaaagagcagaaaaaaaagaagaagagatcaACCAATATAGCACAAACCCGGTAGAGGATGACTGAAAGGGAAACAAGTTCATCGGGAACGGGGATGAATCAGATCGTAGGAGTTTCTGCTTGATCTTGGAAGATAGACTATTGACTTTGATATTGCGCAAGTTCTCTTGCAAGAAGCATAAAGATTGATAATCCCAAAACGATCACTCAAGCTCCTAGATACCTTATTAGCTGCATTCCAAAGATTGCTGCTACtgtttgatgattttttatcatcaatatCCTTGGAGCACTCCACCATTGCAGCAAAGAATGGATCCCTTTGGAAAATCTGTCTAGAGTTATTCTTCTTCCGATCCCCAACATCTTCGGAGCTGACTCTCTTTGAGGTTGAATTGGTCGGTGGTGGCAATGGCAGAAGCTTTAACGAGGGTCCCCTTTTCATGGAGACTTGTTTCTTGGGAATTCCTGGTAGTTTTTCCCAAGAAAACGGGACACCGGAATATCTTAGGGGAGTGGCTGGGTTGAGCGGGGAATCATCAAGGAAATAAGAAGaagcaaaggaagaagaagatagtgAAGGTcgtgatgatgatgagga belongs to Juglans regia cultivar Chandler chromosome 8, Walnut 2.0, whole genome shotgun sequence and includes:
- the LOC109011842 gene encoding uncharacterized protein LOC109011842, whose translation is MDSLATLSGSSQLVSKESDTTFPATKYTSSRRTPSSSSSSSSRPSLSSSSFASSYFLDDSPLNPATPLRYSGVPFSWEKLPGIPKKQVSMKRGPSLKLLPLPPPTNSTSKRVSSEDVGDRKKNNSRQIFQRDPFFAAMVECSKDIDDKKSSNSSSNLWNAANKVSRSLSDRFGIINLYASCKRTCAISKSIVYLPRSSRNSYDLIHPRSR